One Parasphingorhabdus cellanae genomic region harbors:
- a CDS encoding cytochrome P450 gives MQNDAAVRDGAPTHNFDIYAEPAIKVDVHDAFLTLKREAPPLFWTPANGGHWIVTDGDLMIELLRKPNIFSNQNFSIPHVENTPKTIPLSLDPPEHRPYRQMMRPFFEKKAIAPLQERIQQWADRLIGAVKDDGQCEFVDAVGSRFPVSVFMEMLGLPLDRFDEFRGLVNENFALAGTPGAMEVQKKIVAILAEFVKERQADPKDDMMSHIIQSDTDGRALSFQELLSIAHLLFLAGLDTVVNALSFGMKHLAGDPVLQQRIIDDPSCVPDVTEELLRRYSFINLPRQVNENTVLGGQELSKGDKIICPLAMIGWEEKLNKDPMTVSVDRKHYRHGAFGSGIHTCLGLHLARMELHIFYETWFREIGQFQLHPKKPQGAMRGSVVWAIEDLWLSWK, from the coding sequence ATGCAGAATGATGCTGCGGTGCGCGATGGTGCACCCACCCACAATTTCGACATTTATGCCGAGCCGGCGATCAAGGTCGATGTCCATGATGCTTTTCTGACTCTAAAACGCGAAGCCCCTCCGCTGTTTTGGACACCGGCTAATGGTGGTCACTGGATCGTGACCGATGGCGATTTGATGATAGAATTACTGCGTAAGCCCAATATCTTCTCCAATCAGAATTTTTCAATTCCGCATGTCGAGAATACACCTAAAACAATCCCACTCTCCCTCGACCCACCAGAACATCGCCCCTACCGCCAAATGATGCGACCATTCTTTGAGAAAAAGGCGATAGCGCCTTTGCAAGAACGGATTCAGCAATGGGCAGATCGGCTCATTGGCGCTGTAAAAGACGATGGGCAATGTGAATTTGTCGACGCAGTCGGTTCCCGCTTTCCGGTATCCGTTTTTATGGAGATGCTCGGCCTGCCATTGGACCGGTTTGATGAATTTCGCGGGCTGGTGAACGAGAATTTTGCTTTAGCTGGAACGCCCGGCGCAATGGAGGTTCAGAAGAAGATTGTCGCAATCCTCGCTGAATTTGTAAAAGAGCGTCAGGCCGACCCCAAAGATGATATGATGAGCCACATCATTCAATCGGATACCGATGGCCGTGCGCTAAGCTTCCAAGAATTGCTCTCTATCGCCCATCTGCTGTTTCTCGCAGGACTGGACACGGTGGTAAACGCGCTCAGCTTTGGGATGAAGCATTTGGCCGGCGACCCAGTTTTGCAACAGCGAATTATCGATGATCCAAGCTGCGTGCCCGACGTCACCGAAGAACTGCTGCGCCGCTACAGCTTCATCAACCTGCCACGCCAGGTAAACGAGAATACCGTATTGGGCGGGCAGGAATTGTCCAAGGGTGACAAGATTATCTGCCCGCTTGCGATGATTGGTTGGGAAGAGAAGCTTAACAAGGATCCGATGACTGTGTCGGTAGATCGCAAACATTATCGACACGGGGCCTTTGGGTCTGGCATTCATACCTGCTTAGGGCTTCACCTGGCACGGATGGAGCTTCATATTTTCTACGAGACCTGGTTTAGGGAAATCGGTCAATTTCAATTGCACCCTAAAAAACCGCAGGGCGCGATGCGCGGCAGCGTCGTTTGGGCCATTGAGGATTTGTGGCTTAGCTGGAAATAG
- a CDS encoding NAD-dependent epimerase/dehydratase family protein translates to MRTKQTLAITGATGFVGGHLLNLAVRAGFPVRALTRRTQDDRPNVTWVRGALDNPASLSVLCTGADVVIHIAGVVNAPTREGFEAGNVAGTLAVVEAAKKAGCKRFIHVSSLAATLPDLSIYGETKARAEKIVKSSGLDWTIIRPPAIYGPGDGEMLELFKMAKTGFVTLPPDADGRLSVIHVDDLSRALMTIIPEHEDLTAQIFEVDDGKTGGWTQSSFAKAIGWAIGRRIKPVATPKLFLKLGAKADRLMRRDKAKLTEDRVSYFCHDDWTVDPAKRLPPETWTAQIETRQGLKDTAKWYRQNDWL, encoded by the coding sequence ATGCGGACGAAACAGACATTGGCGATAACCGGCGCGACCGGTTTTGTAGGCGGGCATTTGCTCAACCTGGCTGTGCGGGCTGGTTTTCCTGTGCGTGCCCTCACCCGCCGGACGCAGGATGACAGGCCCAATGTCACATGGGTGCGCGGCGCTTTGGATAATCCAGCGAGCCTCAGCGTGTTGTGCACAGGCGCCGACGTCGTGATCCACATCGCAGGCGTGGTCAACGCGCCCACGCGCGAGGGCTTTGAAGCAGGCAATGTCGCTGGTACGCTAGCGGTTGTGGAGGCAGCCAAAAAGGCGGGATGCAAGCGCTTCATCCATGTCTCATCGCTCGCAGCGACTTTGCCTGATCTGTCCATATATGGGGAAACCAAAGCCAGAGCAGAGAAGATTGTGAAAAGCAGCGGACTGGATTGGACGATCATTCGGCCGCCCGCCATTTACGGCCCCGGTGACGGTGAAATGCTGGAGCTGTTTAAAATGGCCAAAACGGGTTTTGTCACCTTACCTCCAGATGCCGATGGACGCCTTTCGGTCATCCATGTCGATGATCTCTCGCGTGCTTTGATGACCATCATTCCCGAACATGAAGATCTGACTGCGCAAATCTTTGAGGTGGACGACGGAAAAACCGGCGGCTGGACTCAATCGAGCTTCGCCAAAGCCATTGGCTGGGCGATAGGTAGACGGATCAAGCCGGTGGCTACACCGAAATTATTTCTAAAACTGGGTGCTAAGGCGGACCGCCTGATGCGGCGGGATAAAGCAAAGCTGACCGAGGATCGGGTGAGCTACTTTTGCCATGATGACTGGACCGTGGATCCTGCCAAACGTTTGCCGCCCGAAACATGGACAGCACAAATAGAAACCCGGCAAGGTCTGAAAGACACCGCCAAATGGTACCGGCAAAATGACTGGCTTTGA
- the proB gene encoding glutamate 5-kinase — MTTAPNEVIVVKVGSSLLIGENGNVRRKWLETLVSDIAKRHQDGASVIIVSSGSIALGARNLGLEKGGRASLADAQAAASVGQITLSSLWSELLAEHDITAAQMLLTLDDMEDRKRYLNATATLEKLLENRAIPVINENDSVATDEIRFGDNDRLAARVAQAASADRVLLLSDIDGLYDRTAGSETEGQFIGLVEQVDARIMAMADGSSSSGLGSGGMTSKLEAARIANLAGIELSIISGQEDHPLERYQLTNVGTLFKASGQANARKSWLGGRLTSAGTITIDAGAAAALAEGNSLLAAGIITIEGQFERSDVVDIAGADGQIIARGLAEYDALDCAKIIGRRSSELEALLGYSPRSAVVHRNQMVLV; from the coding sequence GTGACGACTGCGCCTAACGAAGTAATCGTGGTGAAAGTGGGTTCGTCGCTTTTGATCGGCGAAAACGGAAATGTGCGCCGCAAATGGCTTGAAACGCTGGTCTCAGACATTGCCAAGCGCCATCAGGACGGTGCATCCGTCATTATTGTGTCGTCTGGATCAATCGCATTGGGCGCACGCAACCTTGGATTGGAAAAAGGTGGCCGGGCGAGCTTGGCCGATGCGCAAGCGGCAGCCTCTGTAGGACAAATCACGCTAAGCAGCCTGTGGTCAGAGTTGCTTGCCGAGCATGACATCACGGCGGCCCAGATGCTGCTGACGCTTGATGATATGGAAGACCGCAAACGCTATCTCAACGCAACCGCAACGCTGGAGAAGCTTCTCGAAAACCGCGCCATTCCGGTAATCAACGAGAATGACAGCGTCGCGACCGACGAAATCCGTTTTGGCGACAATGACCGCTTAGCAGCCCGGGTTGCCCAAGCGGCTTCAGCGGATCGGGTTCTGCTCTTATCTGATATCGATGGTCTATATGATCGCACTGCTGGCAGCGAGACCGAAGGCCAGTTTATCGGTCTGGTCGAACAAGTGGATGCACGGATCATGGCAATGGCCGACGGTTCATCCTCATCCGGACTGGGCTCTGGCGGGATGACATCCAAACTCGAAGCCGCGCGGATTGCCAATCTTGCCGGTATCGAATTGTCCATTATATCCGGTCAGGAAGACCATCCTCTTGAGCGGTATCAGCTTACTAACGTGGGAACATTGTTCAAGGCCAGCGGTCAGGCTAATGCCCGCAAAAGCTGGCTGGGCGGCCGCCTGACGTCTGCCGGGACCATTACGATTGACGCTGGGGCAGCGGCGGCATTAGCCGAAGGAAACAGCCTGTTAGCCGCTGGCATTATAACCATAGAGGGCCAGTTTGAGCGTAGCGACGTTGTGGATATAGCGGGTGCCGATGGCCAGATCATAGCCCGCGGACTGGCAGAATATGATGCGCTGGATTGTGCGAAGATTATCGGGCGGCGCAGCTCTGAACTGGAAGCCTTGCTGGGGTATTCACCGCGCAGTGCTGTCGTACATCGCAACCAGATGGTGCTGGTGTGA
- the obgE gene encoding GTPase ObgE: MHFLDQAKIYVSSGQGGPGAVSFRREKYIQYGGPDGGNGGKGGDIIFKAVEGLNTLIDFRYAQHLKAQRGKGGAGRNRTGAGGEDRIIKVPVGTQVLSEDKEHVLLDFTREGQEELFLEGGIGGRGNASYKSSTNRAPRQHQPGEPGEEAAVWLRLKLIADAGLVGLPNAGKSTLINFVSNSKAKVGAYPFTTIHPQLGVVQHRGREFVLADIPGLIDGAADGAGIGDRFLGHIERCKVLLHLIDATGDDPVAAWKTVTKELEEYGGGLAEKPQILALNKADLLDDELMDSIAEDLRAAGAIEVLPLSGATGKGMDAVLDKVLEAVGGHSSIEKKDQLASGIDVDGDEEEKADWSPL; this comes from the coding sequence ATGCATTTCTTAGATCAAGCCAAAATATATGTGAGCTCTGGCCAGGGCGGGCCCGGTGCTGTCAGTTTTCGGCGTGAAAAATATATTCAATATGGCGGCCCGGACGGCGGCAATGGCGGCAAAGGTGGCGATATCATCTTCAAGGCGGTGGAAGGCCTCAATACCCTGATCGACTTTCGTTACGCCCAGCATCTGAAAGCACAGCGCGGCAAAGGCGGCGCTGGCCGCAATCGCACCGGCGCTGGCGGCGAAGACCGAATCATCAAGGTTCCGGTCGGCACGCAGGTTCTGTCTGAGGACAAAGAACATGTGCTGCTCGACTTCACCCGTGAAGGACAGGAAGAATTGTTCCTCGAAGGCGGGATCGGCGGCCGCGGTAACGCCAGCTACAAAAGCTCCACCAATCGTGCCCCACGACAGCACCAACCCGGCGAGCCCGGCGAAGAAGCGGCGGTCTGGTTGCGGCTGAAACTGATTGCCGATGCCGGATTGGTTGGGCTGCCTAATGCCGGCAAGTCGACTTTGATCAACTTCGTCAGCAATTCAAAAGCCAAGGTTGGTGCGTATCCCTTCACCACCATCCATCCACAATTGGGCGTCGTTCAGCATCGAGGGCGTGAATTCGTACTTGCCGATATTCCGGGATTAATTGACGGTGCGGCGGACGGCGCTGGCATTGGGGATCGTTTTCTGGGCCATATCGAACGGTGTAAGGTTTTGCTCCATCTGATCGATGCAACCGGTGATGATCCCGTGGCCGCATGGAAAACTGTGACCAAAGAGCTGGAAGAATATGGTGGCGGCTTGGCTGAGAAGCCCCAGATATTGGCGCTCAACAAAGCCGATCTGCTGGACGATGAACTGATGGATTCCATCGCCGAAGATCTGCGTGCAGCAGGGGCCATCGAAGTTCTGCCGCTATCGGGCGCAACTGGGAAAGGCATGGATGCCGTGCTCGACAAAGTGCTCGAAGCAGTTGGCGGCCACAGCTCGATCGAAAAGAAAGATCAGCTGGCCAGCGGTATTGATGTCGACGGCGACGAAGAAGAAAAAGCAGACTGGTCACCACTGTGA
- a CDS encoding aromatic ring-hydroxylating oxygenase subunit alpha: MSMEPAYVVQMKRLMEWEASRTAPPEGFPHLPDLPAGRYTSQEYYDLEQQHIWKKSWLFAAHIDEVPEPGCFMKWENTGTPVIIVHGMDGEVRAFYNTCRHRGAPVVTEEKGRSPRLMCGYHNWTYKTDGELVGVPEKQDFTGLDMSCRSLIPVKCEMLGNIIFVSFDDDAMPLKEWLGPVWNDWEEFQFDKIRLAARHSFDLNCNWKVAMEANMEVYHVPFIHPETVAPLVDSKRNVNTMFPNGHARMLAPAPQQTDRAHVRAVDSPPEWQEMDTVGEFGRTCTQSYTMFPNWVSPLSNYFVPPLVFWPTGLNTTRLELVTMALDWGNGPAPDLWTVPDESKPNGRDMSPIILEDTQFGEMIQKSMESDGFKSVPLSYQEARIYSFHQSCDKMIGLDNVPAHLAVDQVIGEEWVYPNDPRVEQMEQLQAAE; this comes from the coding sequence ATGTCAATGGAACCAGCCTATGTAGTGCAAATGAAGCGTTTGATGGAGTGGGAAGCTTCACGGACCGCGCCGCCAGAAGGCTTTCCGCATCTGCCCGATCTTCCCGCGGGTCGTTATACATCCCAGGAATATTATGATCTGGAACAGCAGCATATCTGGAAGAAAAGCTGGCTGTTTGCGGCCCATATAGATGAAGTGCCGGAGCCGGGATGCTTTATGAAATGGGAAAATACCGGCACACCAGTGATCATTGTCCACGGTATGGATGGCGAAGTGCGGGCCTTTTATAACACCTGCCGCCATCGCGGAGCGCCAGTCGTGACCGAGGAAAAGGGCCGCTCACCCCGCCTGATGTGCGGCTATCATAACTGGACCTACAAGACCGATGGCGAGCTGGTCGGCGTCCCGGAGAAACAGGATTTCACCGGGCTGGATATGTCGTGCCGCAGCCTCATCCCGGTCAAATGCGAGATGCTGGGCAATATTATTTTTGTCAGTTTTGATGACGACGCGATGCCGCTCAAAGAGTGGCTTGGCCCCGTCTGGAATGACTGGGAGGAGTTTCAGTTTGACAAAATCCGGCTTGCCGCCCGCCACTCATTCGATCTCAACTGCAACTGGAAGGTGGCGATGGAGGCCAATATGGAGGTCTATCATGTGCCCTTCATCCATCCCGAAACCGTGGCGCCTTTGGTCGACAGCAAGCGCAATGTGAACACTATGTTCCCCAATGGCCATGCCCGGATGCTGGCCCCTGCCCCGCAGCAAACCGACCGCGCGCATGTCCGCGCCGTCGACTCGCCGCCGGAATGGCAGGAAATGGATACGGTCGGCGAATTTGGACGTACCTGCACGCAGAGCTACACGATGTTCCCCAACTGGGTGTCGCCGCTATCCAATTATTTTGTACCGCCATTGGTTTTCTGGCCGACCGGATTGAATACAACCCGGTTGGAGCTCGTCACGATGGCGCTGGACTGGGGGAACGGTCCAGCGCCAGACTTGTGGACGGTGCCGGACGAAAGCAAGCCCAATGGCCGCGACATGAGCCCGATCATCCTGGAAGACACGCAATTTGGCGAGATGATCCAAAAATCAATGGAAAGCGATGGGTTCAAGAGTGTGCCGCTGAGCTATCAGGAAGCGCGGATTTACAGCTTTCATCAAAGTTGCGACAAAATGATTGGTCTGGACAATGTTCCCGCGCATCTGGCGGTCGATCAGGTGATTGGCGAAGAATGGGTCTACCCCAATGATCCGCGGGTGGAGCAGATGGAGCAATTGCAAGCGGCGGAATGA
- a CDS encoding helix-turn-helix domain-containing protein: protein MTIEVTLDVMLAVRKVKSKDLAAHVGITDANLSLLKSGKVKGIRFETLAKICEYLDCTPGDLLRYVPASADEEK, encoded by the coding sequence ATGACCATAGAAGTGACCCTTGATGTGATGCTTGCCGTCCGGAAAGTGAAATCCAAAGACCTTGCGGCCCATGTTGGCATTACCGACGCCAATCTCTCCCTGTTAAAATCTGGGAAGGTCAAAGGCATTCGGTTTGAAACGCTTGCCAAAATCTGCGAGTATCTGGATTGCACACCGGGAGACTTATTGCGTTACGTACCCGCCAGTGCTGATGAAGAAAAATAA
- a CDS encoding outer membrane protein → MKKTLLISTIAAFGVLSGASAAHAQNDDENFEGVKFGVQAGWERRKIDDTLLPAPNSARLNDKTSGISYGGFAGYDAQFDEFVLGVEADFSPNGKTLSSTLAGGGSIELDSKWAASVSARAGIAIVPKLLAYGRVGYGVNRYTVRRFAAGNDTAVATDKETGKGMLYGGGLEYAINRNASFRVEYRHNDNKGSLASNQVLGGLTLRF, encoded by the coding sequence ATGAAGAAGACCCTACTGATTTCCACTATCGCTGCTTTCGGCGTTCTAAGCGGCGCATCGGCTGCGCATGCGCAGAATGACGATGAAAATTTTGAAGGCGTAAAATTTGGCGTCCAAGCGGGCTGGGAGCGCCGCAAGATAGACGACACCTTGTTACCGGCCCCCAATAGTGCGCGCCTGAATGATAAAACCAGTGGCATATCCTATGGCGGGTTTGCTGGATATGACGCCCAGTTTGATGAATTTGTGTTGGGTGTCGAAGCCGATTTCAGCCCCAATGGCAAAACGCTAAGCTCTACGCTGGCCGGCGGCGGTTCGATTGAGCTGGATTCCAAATGGGCCGCAAGCGTTTCCGCCAGAGCCGGCATCGCCATTGTTCCAAAGCTTCTGGCTTATGGCCGGGTTGGCTATGGTGTAAACCGCTATACGGTCCGCCGGTTTGCCGCAGGAAACGACACGGCTGTGGCGACGGACAAGGAGACGGGCAAAGGTATGCTCTACGGCGGCGGTCTGGAATATGCGATCAATCGCAACGCCTCGTTTCGTGTCGAATATCGGCACAATGACAATAAAGGATCGCTTGCCTCGAACCAAGTGCTCGGCGGTTTGACCTTGCGCTTCTAA
- a CDS encoding fasciclin domain-containing protein: MSPLSKIFLATAALATITACSSEMSEEEQAIYDERLEEEAGPTNLTAIVQNNPDLSTASTMVAISGIAVDLKDDGPFTVFVANNEAFDKMGQDKVNELMTADDKSELASIARFGLVKGDMKSTDIAKAITDGGGTASLTTLEGGNITATMEGDSIILEDGAGNKVNVIEADIESSNGTVHIIDQVLMPK, from the coding sequence ATGAGCCCCCTCAGTAAAATATTTCTCGCCACTGCTGCATTGGCAACAATCACCGCCTGCTCCTCTGAAATGAGCGAGGAAGAACAAGCCATTTATGACGAACGGTTGGAAGAAGAAGCAGGGCCGACCAATCTTACCGCCATTGTTCAGAATAATCCGGACCTGTCCACAGCCAGCACCATGGTTGCTATTTCCGGCATTGCGGTTGACCTGAAAGACGATGGCCCATTCACGGTATTCGTTGCGAATAACGAAGCATTCGACAAAATGGGTCAGGATAAAGTGAACGAACTGATGACGGCGGACGACAAGTCCGAGCTCGCCAGCATCGCCCGATTTGGATTGGTGAAAGGCGATATGAAATCTACCGATATCGCAAAAGCAATCACTGACGGCGGCGGAACCGCCAGTCTGACCACTTTGGAAGGCGGAAATATCACCGCAACGATGGAAGGTGATAGCATTATACTGGAAGACGGCGCTGGCAATAAAGTGAACGTGATCGAAGCCGATATTGAATCAAGCAACGGCACTGTTCATATTATCGATCAGGTGTTGATGCCGAAATAA
- a CDS encoding BCCT family transporter, producing the protein MSGTETAAADITADVIDTDYETDYEAGQDNVNPFGLEMHNPVFFISAALTIAFVLLTLIFPEKANTGLEATKAWTLEHFDWFFVIASNFVLLFCVAVAISPLGKIRLGGPDAKAEFGTASWIAMLFSAGIGIGMVFYGSAEPVAYYTDWGGTPLNVESRTPEAMRLALGATVFHWGLTPWAIYAVIGLALAFFAFNKGLPLTIRSAFYPLLGERIWGWPGHLIDILAVIATLFGLATSLGLGAQQAATGISFLFGIEASLTSQLLLIAVITILAIISVIRGMDGGIKLLSNINMVLAAALLAFVFTAGPTLKIFSGFGTAIASYAEYAIPLSDWTAREDKAWYHGWTIFYWAWWVSWSPFVGMFIARISRGRTIRQFLTIVLVVPVIVAIIWFTTFGVAAIEQIKNGIGQLPAGISEAPLVLFQMLENMPMPYIASSLAIILLIVFFVTSSDSGSLVIDAITAGGRTDAPVAQRIFWATLQGMVAAALLVGGGASALGAMQAGTIASGLPFTLVLLVCCYSLFKGLMSEHMLLKAERVAT; encoded by the coding sequence GTGAGCGGAACAGAAACAGCAGCAGCCGACATAACGGCGGATGTGATCGATACGGATTACGAAACCGATTATGAAGCCGGTCAGGATAACGTCAATCCGTTCGGGCTTGAGATGCACAATCCGGTATTTTTTATCAGCGCTGCGCTGACCATCGCATTTGTATTGCTGACGCTGATCTTCCCGGAAAAAGCCAATACGGGATTGGAAGCGACCAAGGCATGGACGCTGGAACATTTTGACTGGTTCTTTGTCATCGCATCGAACTTCGTTCTGCTTTTTTGCGTTGCGGTTGCCATCTCGCCACTTGGCAAAATTCGTCTGGGAGGACCAGATGCCAAGGCGGAATTCGGAACAGCCTCGTGGATCGCGATGCTGTTCTCCGCAGGCATCGGTATCGGCATGGTTTTCTACGGCTCCGCCGAGCCTGTGGCCTATTACACAGACTGGGGCGGCACGCCGCTTAATGTGGAATCGCGGACACCAGAGGCAATGCGCTTGGCACTGGGCGCCACGGTCTTTCACTGGGGTCTGACACCGTGGGCCATATATGCCGTCATTGGTTTGGCGCTGGCCTTTTTCGCGTTTAACAAGGGGCTGCCGCTAACCATTCGCTCGGCCTTTTATCCATTATTGGGCGAACGCATCTGGGGCTGGCCCGGCCATCTCATCGATATTCTTGCGGTCATTGCCACCTTGTTCGGATTGGCAACGTCCTTAGGTCTGGGCGCGCAGCAAGCCGCAACGGGTATATCCTTTCTCTTCGGCATTGAAGCCAGTTTGACCTCGCAACTTTTGCTCATCGCGGTCATTACCATATTGGCTATTATTTCGGTCATACGCGGCATGGATGGCGGTATAAAATTGCTGAGCAACATCAACATGGTCCTGGCGGCAGCGCTGCTCGCCTTTGTTTTTACAGCAGGACCAACACTGAAAATCTTTAGCGGCTTTGGCACCGCTATCGCGAGCTATGCCGAATATGCCATCCCCTTGAGTGACTGGACGGCGCGCGAAGACAAAGCCTGGTATCACGGCTGGACGATCTTTTACTGGGCATGGTGGGTCAGTTGGTCCCCCTTTGTCGGCATGTTCATAGCGCGCATTTCGCGGGGCCGCACCATTCGGCAATTTTTGACAATCGTCCTCGTCGTGCCTGTTATTGTCGCCATCATCTGGTTCACGACATTCGGCGTTGCGGCCATAGAGCAGATCAAGAACGGTATCGGGCAACTGCCAGCAGGGATTAGCGAAGCGCCATTGGTGCTGTTCCAGATGCTGGAAAATATGCCGATGCCCTACATCGCCTCGTCGCTGGCAATCATTTTGCTGATCGTATTTTTTGTGACTTCATCAGACTCCGGATCGCTGGTCATTGACGCCATAACCGCTGGCGGAAGAACAGACGCACCCGTTGCACAGCGCATCTTCTGGGCGACATTACAAGGCATGGTCGCAGCGGCGCTATTGGTCGGCGGTGGAGCCAGCGCATTGGGTGCGATGCAGGCCGGTACGATTGCCAGCGGCCTGCCTTTCACGCTTGTCCTGCTGGTATGCTGCTACAGCTTGTTCAAAGGATTGATGTCGGAACACATGCTATTGAAGGCCGAACGCGTTGCCACATGA
- a CDS encoding tetratricopeptide repeat-containing sulfotransferase family protein: MSETGLDIAELLKQARAQMYEGRFEAALGSASSVLQNEAENIDALYMKAVCERYLGQNETALASLDQLKNLSPDFGRAYQEEGHIFKAMGDAESAMAAYRRACICNPVLQASWKAQADILESWGRPDAAAEMRGQEQRIAAMPKPLVAVSHLLHEGKLIKAENACRHFLQTNPHHVEAMRLLADIGARLGILEDADFLLESAIEFEPDNIQVRIDYIQILRKRQKFAEALQQSEMLYRRDPENPVFQSLFAIESMQTGDYEQALDLFEKVLQKLPDDPVTLTSRGHALKTFGRHEEAVLSYQGAVKSDPGYGDAYYGLANLKTYRFSDEELSLMEVQEKGNQLSYQNRIHICFALGKAYEDRKDYDTSFEHYQRGNELKRTQSRYDADQMTAELNSQTTACTPALFEKQSGKGCDAPDPIFILGLPRAGSTLLEQILASHSQIDGTLELPNILSLAHRLRRQKQASNDSLYPDNLHELDADKLRAMGQEFIDSTQIHRQDAPYFIDKMPNNFRHIGLIKLILPNAKIIDARREPMACCFSGFKQLFAEGQEFTYGLHEIGRYYSDYVQLMDHWDAVLPGAVLRVQHEDVLDDLDGQVRRMLDYLGLPFEQACIDFHQTERAVRTASSEQVRQPITKASVDLWRHYETHLQPLKDALGRNILEPQE; this comes from the coding sequence ATGTCTGAAACGGGTCTTGATATAGCCGAATTGCTAAAACAGGCGCGCGCTCAAATGTACGAGGGCCGCTTCGAGGCGGCGCTAGGTTCTGCTTCATCTGTCTTGCAGAATGAAGCAGAGAATATCGACGCGCTTTATATGAAAGCCGTTTGTGAGCGCTATCTAGGGCAGAATGAAACCGCCCTTGCCAGCCTCGATCAGCTGAAAAATCTCTCCCCTGATTTTGGCCGTGCCTATCAGGAAGAAGGTCATATTTTCAAAGCCATGGGCGACGCTGAAAGCGCCATGGCCGCTTATCGCCGGGCCTGCATATGCAATCCGGTGCTGCAAGCCAGCTGGAAAGCACAAGCGGATATATTGGAAAGCTGGGGGCGTCCCGACGCCGCTGCGGAGATGCGCGGGCAAGAACAGCGCATTGCCGCCATGCCCAAGCCACTGGTCGCGGTCTCGCATCTGTTGCATGAAGGGAAGCTGATCAAGGCGGAAAATGCCTGTCGCCATTTCTTGCAAACAAACCCCCATCATGTCGAAGCGATGCGATTACTGGCCGATATCGGTGCGCGTTTGGGCATATTGGAGGACGCTGATTTCTTGCTGGAAAGCGCAATCGAATTTGAACCGGATAATATTCAGGTGCGGATTGATTATATTCAAATCCTGCGCAAGCGTCAGAAATTCGCCGAGGCGCTCCAACAAAGTGAAATGCTCTATCGACGCGATCCGGAAAACCCCGTCTTTCAATCGCTTTTCGCCATCGAATCCATGCAGACTGGCGATTATGAGCAAGCCTTGGATTTGTTTGAGAAAGTCTTGCAAAAATTGCCGGATGATCCGGTCACTTTAACCTCCCGAGGGCATGCGCTGAAAACCTTTGGCAGACATGAAGAGGCCGTCCTCTCCTACCAAGGGGCAGTCAAATCAGATCCAGGCTATGGCGATGCTTATTATGGCTTAGCCAATCTGAAAACCTATCGGTTTAGCGACGAAGAACTTAGCCTGATGGAAGTCCAGGAAAAGGGCAACCAGCTCAGCTATCAGAACCGCATCCATATCTGTTTCGCGCTCGGCAAAGCCTATGAAGACCGCAAGGACTATGACACATCCTTTGAACATTATCAGCGCGGCAATGAATTGAAACGCACGCAGTCGCGCTATGATGCCGACCAAATGACAGCGGAACTGAACAGCCAGACCACAGCCTGCACGCCCGCCCTGTTTGAAAAGCAATCCGGCAAGGGATGCGATGCGCCCGACCCCATTTTCATATTAGGCCTGCCGCGCGCCGGATCGACTTTGCTGGAACAGATATTGGCATCACATAGCCAGATTGATGGCACGCTCGAATTGCCCAACATATTGTCGCTCGCCCATCGCCTGCGGCGCCAGAAACAGGCGAGCAATGACTCGCTATATCCTGATAATCTGCACGAACTCGATGCCGACAAATTGCGCGCCATGGGGCAGGAATTTATCGATAGCACGCAGATCCATCGCCAAGACGCACCCTATTTCATTGATAAAATGCCGAATAATTTCCGGCATATTGGTCTGATAAAACTCATTCTACCCAATGCCAAAATCATCGACGCCCGGCGAGAACCAATGGCCTGTTGCTTCTCCGGATTTAAGCAGCTTTTTGCCGAAGGTCAGGAATTTACCTACGGATTGCATGAAATTGGCCGCTATTACAGCGACTATGTGCAGCTGATGGACCACTGGGATGCAGTGCTGCCGGGCGCCGTTTTGCGTGTCCAGCATGAAGATGTGCTCGATGATCTTGACGGGCAAGTGCGCCGGATGCTCGATTATCTCGGCCTGCCCTTTGAACAAGCTTGTATCGACTTCCACCAGACCGAACGCGCGGTCCGCACCGCCAGTTCAGAGCAGGTGCGCCAACCCATTACGAAAGCCAGCGTCGATCTATGGCGCCATTATGAAACACATTTGCAGCCGCTGAAAGATGCGCTGGGACGCAATATATTGGAGCCTCAAGAGTGA